ACGCGGAAAAGAGTCTCATGCTGGTGCAGAGCCGGAAAATGGCATCAATGCAGTGGTTCTTGCGGCAAAGGGGATTGCTGCCTGTCCGGATGGGCGAATTGACCATGAAACAACATGTAATATTGGAAGAATTGAGGGCGGAACGGCAACAAATATTGTTCCTGCTTCTGCGGTGGTTCATGCAGAGGCACGGAGCCATGATCCGGAAAAACTTAAAAATCTGACACGGCAGATGGTGGATGCTTTCAGGCAGGCTGTGGAGATGGCAGTCTCTGGATCTGCAGGCCTTCCTTCCCTTGAAGTATCAGTGGAAGAAGATTTTCCCCATACCTGCATCCCTGAGGATGCACCTGTTGTGCTTCTTGCGAAACGTGCCGCAGAAAATCTTGGGCGTACCATGAAAACAGGTTCTGTGGGTGGCGGCTCGGATGCAAACATATTTTTCAGTCATGGTATTGAGGCCTGCGTTATCGGTACTGGTATGCGGGATGTCCATACGGTGCGGGAGAATGTTGCCTTGGCCGACATGGTGGCTTGCGCGGAACTTCTGGTGGAGATGGCACGGGTGCATGCCGGCCGGGAGGGTTCGGGATCATGATTTGGACACCTAAAGAGTCTGTAATGTTTGTAGCCACATTCGGTGGCGCGGGAAATGCATCAAAAGCACCGGGAACCGCAGGTACTCTTGCAGCGGTACCTTTCTGTGTGCTGTTGATGCTGCTGCCGGCTCAGGTGCAGGTTGTTTTTGTGCTGTCTGGGATTCTTCTGGGGATCATCCTTTGTGATAGGGCTGCCCGTATCCTGGGGGAAGAAGATCCTTCCTGTATTGTTTTCGATGAGGTTTTGGGTCTTGCCGTAACCTTGATGCTTTTCCGTCCATCCCTTGTAGTCGTGGTTCTTGGTTTTGTTCTGTTTCGTTTTTTTGACATTGTAAAACCCTGGCCTGTTGATTTTTTTGACAAGAGAGTTTCTGGTGGTGCGGGTATTGTCCTGGATGATGTGGCTGCAGGTCTTTGTGCCCATCTCGTCCTCTGCGTTCTGGGGTTTCTGCCTTTTTTTAATTTTTGAACCTTAACCTGAAAATGGAGTATGCCTTGTCGAGTTTTGAAGAAAATTATGAGCTGATTTTATCCAGAGAAAGGCGGAATGCATACGTGCTGGCCAAGGAGTTGATCAGTAAGCCGGAAGCCTCCGTATGGATGGTGCTGCTTCCCATACTGTTTGTACATCATGCCTTTTCGATTCAGAGGTATAAGAAAAATATCCATGGTTTTGCAGATAATTTTATAAAAACCCGCAAGAAAGCACTGGATCTGGCCTTCGGTTCTCTCACTACGGGAGAAAATGTTGTCATTAACCTGGAGACCTGTTTCCCTTCTCTTGAAATGAGTGCGGAAAAAGAAAAGAAAGTATGTGAAAAGCAGCTTGAAGAAATCCGGATTCTCGTTCGCCATTATAAGGAACTTCTTGGGGCAAAAGGGAAAACTTACGAGGTTCTTGTCAAAAATGCCTATGGAACATCCGGAAAATTCAAGGAGTTTTTGAATCAGCTGGAAATGGCTGAAAAAGAAGTGAGGCGTTATGTCACAAAGGTGTTCCAGACTACGGATGCCGCAAGAGAAGTCTCTAAAAAGATAGATAAGGCTGAGGAGAGAATCCGTGAGAAAGAAGCGAAAGAGATCTTTTAGCTGTCGCAATGTTGAGCTCTCTGTACCGATTCGACATGTCGGCATCAGATTTGTCGGGCCTCATATTTTATTCTAAGGGCAGGGATGGCTCAGCACTGGCTGTGATTTTACATCTGTGGATTTTGGAGTTTTCGCGCTGGTTAAGGCTGCTTGTATCTTGGCGGCACGGGATCTGTGTTTTGGTTGGAATGATTGCCTTGCCATCCTTGTCAGAAAAGATCGGAGCGTCCGATTCTGGGGCCTCCTTGCAAGCCCTGGTTTGGACTTTGTGCTGTGTTAATGATGTAAAAAAATGACTCACAATTCATTCAATGGGTTTTCTGAAGATGGTTTGATCCTTATTTATTTTGAATGCCGGTTCTTTAGTTGCTCTGTATGAGGCTTGTTTTAGTTCGGTAATTTTTTGTGGGCAATTGTGGATTCAGAAGGTGGCATTACTGGTGTATTTAAAATGATATGGTGGAAGAGGAGCAGCACTGGCAGCCTTTTTCCTGAAAGGAAAAGGGGCCGAATTGTTTGGAAGTATAAAACATTCTCTTATGATGGACCAGGTCCTGTATTGAAATTGTATTTTGCAGAACTGTTTGAATTCGGTTATTTCATTCATGAAGAGACGAATGGAACTTACAGATGCCGGATGGAATGTAATCGAGCCCCTTCTCCCATCAGAAAAAAAGAAAGAGGCTGTCGCCCTGCAAAATACAACCGTACCATGCCATGGTTAAGCCAATGAGCTGGATAATACGTACGGGTTCACCATGGAGAGATTTACCCGAATATTATGGATCCTGTAAATCAGTTCTTACTCGTTTTTCAATATGGTCCAGGCAAGGAATTCGGGCGAAAGTTCTGGAAAAGATATCTTCGGCCCCTGACAATGAGTACAACATGATTGGTAGTATTATTGTTCGGGAATACCAGCACGCAACGGGTGCAAAATGGGTCAGCAATTTCAGGAACCCGGTCGGTCCAGAGGTAGATTTACCGTAACAATCCACGCAGTCGCAGAAGCATTGGGGCTTCCCATTCGAGTAGAGCTTTCAGAAGCTCAGGTTCACGACAGCACTTCAATAGTAAAATTGATATCAGCTTGCTTGCCTGAGTATTGGTTGGCTGATAAAGCTTACGATACCAATGATTTTCCTGATTCGGTCAGTAAAAATGATTCAGAAGCTGTACCCCCCTGAACGGAATAGAAACGTTCAGGAGGAAGAAGAAGGAAACCAGATCGAATGTTTTTGCAATAAAATAAAACAATACAGACGTATCGCGACCAGGTATGACAAGCTGGCTTCTTCTCAGCGAGTCAGCAGAAAAGCCGTCAGGATGGATCTTGACGGCTTTTCTGCTGGTCAGGTATTGGGGGGGTTATTGAGAGGAGGCAGAAACGTCGGTCAATGGGGTTCTGCGGCCCGGCTCAGGCTGGACCGAACATGGGACTGTGCCATGAAGGTTTCTTCGGACTGGGTATAGAAGTATTGATTGGCATCAAGATCGGCTGCAACAATGATGTCCATGATGGGCCGAATAACGGGTAGTGTCTGCATCCATGGTAATACCAGAGCTATAAGAAGCCATAATCCTGCAATACCGGTCAGGAGTTGGGTAATGCCTTTGGAAAGGCCTGTTTTGTTTCCTGACATAGCGTCACCTTTTTAGGTTGTTTTACCGGCATGGACTGTTTTGTTATGACAGCCCATGCCGGGTTTTTATGAGTTTAGAGGGTTTCCGTGATTCCGGGGAAGACCAGGAAGAACATGATGTAAGCCATGAGCAGAGTCAGGGCAAGATTGAGGCTCTGACCCGTTATATACAGAATAACAGGTTTGCCACCGGTAAAGTGCTTGGCCATTTCCCTGAAGTTCGATGTCAGGCCAATGGAGGCAAAGGCCAGGATAAAGAACCATTCACGACAGGGACGGCTGAAGCCACGAAGAACACCCTGATCCAGCATAACATCACCACGGGGACCCATGGCTTCGATCATAATGGAGAAGACGATGGAGGCCGCAATAAAGCCCAGAACAAATTTGGGAAAGCGGTACCATATTTCCATTTTTTGAACAGTTTGTCCTTCCACGCAGTCTACCTTGGCGCACCAGTAGACAGCCACACCAAAGGCAATGGCACCGATCATGATATTCTGAATCATTTTGATGGTTGCCGCAACAAACATACCGGTTTCGCCAAGGAAGGCACCCGCAGCAACAACCGCACCCGTGGAGTCGATGGTGCCACCGATCCAGGCACCACCCAGAACAGGATGCATGCCAACGGATACAATAAAGGTAGGCAGAGCAATCATCATGATGGCCGTAAAGAGCATGGACATGCCAATGGCGATGGTGAGCTCTTCTTTGGTGGCACGGCAGGCCGCAGCCGTTGCAATGGCCGCTGAGACCCCGCAGACACACATATCTGATGATATGGTTATATTGAGGGTCTTTGATTCCATTTTCAGCACTTTCTGGCCGAAGATGTAGGTGAGAACCAGAACCGTAGGTGTCACAACCCAGGCTACAAAGATGCCGGGAAGACCGATGGCAAGGATTTTACCGAAGAGGATTTCAGCACCCAGAAGCACAAGACCTGTTTTGATAAAATATTCGGTCTGGGCTGCGTCTTTGATGAATTGAGGGGTTCCTATGGTATTGGCAATGAGCATGCCGCCAAGGATGGCCCAGATCAGAGGACCGAAGCCCCAGCTTCTCAAGGTGCTGTTGGCACCAATCACTTCAGAAATGATGGCGAGAAGGAAAACAAAGCCAAACCCTTTAATGAAGTTGGCCGTGTTGATGTTCATTACCGTTGTCCCAGCGGCAAAGAACAACATGAAGATAACGCCGATGCCAAGCAGATAGGGGATCTTGTTGTAGGCCTGGGTTCCGGCCTGGGAACGGGCCCTGCTTTCAGCGCTTCTGGCGGAACGCCACTGGGCTATGGATGCTTCGGCTTTTTTATTCAATTCTCTGTTCTGAAAGACTGCTGCGGCGGCGGCTGCCTGATCCGCCTCAGCCTGTGCAAGGGTTGCTTTGGTTTTTTCCTGGGCGGCAGCGTGTCTTTCCTTTGCACCGTCCCGGATTTCCGCAGCCCTTGTTTCCGTAAGGATGAGGGCTTCCATGGGATTGGCAGCCCATCTGGCAGGGGTGCTCAGCCACTTGGCAAGGGTTTTACCGTGGGATTCATTTCTGGCACGCAGACCGGAGAATGAGTCATTGGCTCTGTGCCATTCAAGGGTGTGGAAGGGGGCGCGGGCCTCTTCTGCCTGCATGGTACGCTGGGACTGGGTAATTTTCTGGTCCATGTCCGCAGGAGGTCTGGGCAGGAAAATGATGAGACCCACCACAAGTATGATGATACCTAGCCAAATGGCCCACCAGTCTTCTTTTTTGTACAGTTCGGACCATTCCCATCTGGCCTGGTCCACTACATATTCGGGTTGTTTGCTTTGTCCTGACATGAGAGGCTCCTTGATAAAAGTACTCTTTATTATTAAAGGGATTTCCCCGTTTAGCCGGCCGGACCCGAAGAACTGCGCCTTACTTATGCAGAAACCGCGGGGTATTTCGGGGTTTGTTTCGTGACGGAACAAAAATCGATTTTTATTTCTGATCATTAGTCGGAATGTTCAATTTTAAAATGGGACAGACTTTAAAATTGTTCCATAAAATGTACTGAATGATCAAAAAATTGATTTCGGTTACGCACGATGTGACCGCGCTTCGGT
This genomic window from Desulfobotulus pelophilus contains:
- a CDS encoding M20/M25/M40 family metallo-hydrolase, which encodes MVQAQRVADCFLQLVRIDSPAREEQEIASFLKDRLEALGAEVFFDDADEATGGSVGNLIARFPGSVDVEPMLLSAHMDTVEPGRGVKPLFENGFFRSSGDTILGSDDKSGIAIILEVLQSLKDPSLPHGPIEVVFSVCEEIGLMGAKHLDKSCLQSRFGYVLDAWDIGKIVTRAPAANRFTFIIRGKESHAGAEPENGINAVVLAAKGIAACPDGRIDHETTCNIGRIEGGTATNIVPASAVVHAEARSHDPEKLKNLTRQMVDAFRQAVEMAVSGSAGLPSLEVSVEEDFPHTCIPEDAPVVLLAKRAAENLGRTMKTGSVGGGSDANIFFSHGIEACVIGTGMRDVHTVRENVALADMVACAELLVEMARVHAGREGSGS
- a CDS encoding phosphatidylglycerophosphatase A family protein; translated protein: MFVATFGGAGNASKAPGTAGTLAAVPFCVLLMLLPAQVQVVFVLSGILLGIILCDRAARILGEEDPSCIVFDEVLGLAVTLMLFRPSLVVVVLGFVLFRFFDIVKPWPVDFFDKRVSGGAGIVLDDVAAGLCAHLVLCVLGFLPFFNF
- a CDS encoding NF038143 family protein, with product MSSFEENYELILSRERRNAYVLAKELISKPEASVWMVLLPILFVHHAFSIQRYKKNIHGFADNFIKTRKKALDLAFGSLTTGENVVINLETCFPSLEMSAEKEKKVCEKQLEEIRILVRHYKELLGAKGKTYEVLVKNAYGTSGKFKEFLNQLEMAEKEVRRYVTKVFQTTDAAREVSKKIDKAEERIREKEAKEIF
- a CDS encoding transposase; the encoded protein is MGQQFQEPGRSRGRFTVTIHAVAEALGLPIRVELSEAQVHDSTSIVKLISACLPEYWLADKAYDTNDFPDSVSKNDSEAVPP
- a CDS encoding YeiH family protein, which codes for MSGQSKQPEYVVDQARWEWSELYKKEDWWAIWLGIIILVVGLIIFLPRPPADMDQKITQSQRTMQAEEARAPFHTLEWHRANDSFSGLRARNESHGKTLAKWLSTPARWAANPMEALILTETRAAEIRDGAKERHAAAQEKTKATLAQAEADQAAAAAAVFQNRELNKKAEASIAQWRSARSAESRARSQAGTQAYNKIPYLLGIGVIFMLFFAAGTTVMNINTANFIKGFGFVFLLAIISEVIGANSTLRSWGFGPLIWAILGGMLIANTIGTPQFIKDAAQTEYFIKTGLVLLGAEILFGKILAIGLPGIFVAWVVTPTVLVLTYIFGQKVLKMESKTLNITISSDMCVCGVSAAIATAAACRATKEELTIAIGMSMLFTAIMMIALPTFIVSVGMHPVLGGAWIGGTIDSTGAVVAAGAFLGETGMFVAATIKMIQNIMIGAIAFGVAVYWCAKVDCVEGQTVQKMEIWYRFPKFVLGFIAASIVFSIMIEAMGPRGDVMLDQGVLRGFSRPCREWFFILAFASIGLTSNFREMAKHFTGGKPVILYITGQSLNLALTLLMAYIMFFLVFPGITETL